The following proteins are co-located in the Polymorphospora rubra genome:
- a CDS encoding DUF6531 domain-containing protein yields the protein MYPDQTYTDQPYADPDVPGDAYYDNGQSAVYSQDVLIDPNVLMEHYAGPSFRGASPASSAKSTDETHCEADPIDVTTGRMILTETDATLPGLPLIRTYRSDYRWGRSFGPAWASPLDQRIIVDSEQVRYLASDGSILTYPLVAEGATALPTLGRALPLRRLVGGGWLLTDPASGQAWVFAPASRGESLLSDVTDGGLRWAITRDDDGTVTALRSSAGATIEFTSSEGLVTAVRLPEHDGTLVEAARFGYDQDRQLVEVVNSSGDPERFRYADGRIVRWDDRNGEWYTYTYDEAGRCVGTDGRDGFLRYRFEYSDGLTVVTDSLGAVRRYELNDRLQVVTETDALGATTRNEWDDAYRLLSRTDPLGRTTRYEYDADGRPTVVTRPDGSSSTTTYDELGRATSWTDFDGSTGSREFDTDGRVLAEIDASGEVVRFDRPVEGGRGTAIQVGPEVVVRNAVRQITSITTGEGDTRYEYDRLGRIVKIETDQGITNVGWTLEGDLAWRENPDGVIEEFGYDGEGNLVETLDATGRRTYLEYGAFDLVTARIDDEDNRTEYAYDTELRLTGITDPQGRTWQYTYDPNGRLVEETDFDGRTQRYAYDAAGQLVEHTDAAGEVTHFSYDVLGRVVERRTGTAVTRLTYDPAGRIVAADDADSQIRLERDALGRVVAETVNGQTVSSAYRDQSEAVTARTRPSGAVTRWSYDESGRPALLVAGGQRLRFAYEDGREVGRAWEAGLTIDQPANPTAAPDEQTGEPGDVRYTLDALGRPATRSGEAGDWHLTWDHRDRLATVTTPDGDRWQYRYDAFGRRIAKQRHGKDGAVLEETQFVWSGDLLVEQHHRDGTGRVTTTAWEYHPALAYPVAQVTDGTVHAVVTGDAGTPPELVGTDGSRPDEPAATPLRLGGRYLDAETGLQYDGSRYYDPATARFLSGSRTAPAPLG from the coding sequence ATGTACCCGGACCAGACGTACACGGACCAGCCGTACGCGGACCCGGACGTCCCCGGCGACGCCTACTACGACAACGGCCAGTCCGCTGTCTACAGCCAGGACGTGCTGATCGACCCCAACGTGCTGATGGAGCATTACGCGGGGCCGTCGTTCAGGGGCGCGTCGCCGGCCTCGTCGGCGAAGAGCACCGACGAGACGCACTGTGAGGCCGACCCGATCGACGTGACCACCGGTCGCATGATCCTCACCGAGACCGACGCCACGCTGCCGGGTCTCCCGCTGATCCGCACCTACCGCTCCGACTACCGCTGGGGCCGGTCGTTCGGCCCGGCCTGGGCCTCGCCCCTGGACCAGCGGATCATCGTCGACAGCGAGCAGGTGCGGTACCTGGCCTCGGACGGGTCCATCCTGACGTACCCGTTGGTCGCCGAGGGTGCGACGGCGTTGCCGACGCTCGGGCGGGCATTGCCGCTTCGCCGGCTGGTCGGCGGTGGCTGGCTGCTCACCGACCCGGCGTCCGGCCAGGCGTGGGTGTTCGCCCCGGCGAGCCGCGGCGAGTCGCTGCTCAGCGACGTGACCGACGGCGGCCTCCGGTGGGCGATCACCCGCGACGACGACGGCACCGTCACGGCGCTGCGCTCCTCGGCGGGCGCGACGATCGAGTTCACCTCGTCCGAGGGCCTGGTGACCGCGGTGCGGCTGCCGGAACACGACGGGACCCTGGTGGAGGCGGCCCGGTTCGGCTACGACCAGGACCGCCAGCTGGTCGAGGTGGTCAACTCCTCGGGTGACCCGGAGCGCTTCCGGTACGCCGACGGGCGGATCGTGCGCTGGGACGACCGGAACGGGGAGTGGTACACCTACACCTATGACGAGGCCGGACGCTGCGTCGGCACCGACGGCCGGGACGGCTTCCTGCGCTACCGGTTCGAGTACTCGGACGGCCTGACCGTCGTCACCGACTCGCTCGGCGCGGTCCGCAGGTACGAGCTCAACGACCGCCTCCAGGTGGTGACGGAGACCGACGCCCTCGGCGCGACGACCCGGAACGAGTGGGACGACGCGTACCGGCTGCTGTCCCGGACCGACCCGCTGGGCCGGACCACGCGCTACGAGTACGACGCCGACGGGCGGCCGACCGTGGTCACCCGGCCCGACGGCAGCAGCTCCACGACCACCTACGACGAGCTGGGCCGGGCCACCTCGTGGACGGACTTCGACGGCTCGACCGGCAGCCGGGAGTTCGACACCGACGGCCGGGTGCTCGCCGAGATCGACGCCAGCGGCGAGGTCGTGCGCTTCGACCGGCCCGTCGAGGGTGGCCGGGGAACGGCCATCCAGGTCGGTCCGGAGGTCGTCGTGCGCAACGCGGTGCGGCAGATCACGTCGATCACCACCGGCGAGGGCGACACCCGCTACGAGTACGACCGCCTCGGCCGGATCGTCAAGATCGAGACCGATCAGGGCATCACCAACGTCGGTTGGACGCTGGAGGGTGACCTCGCCTGGCGGGAGAACCCGGACGGCGTCATCGAGGAGTTCGGCTACGACGGCGAGGGCAACCTGGTCGAGACCCTCGACGCCACCGGCCGCCGCACATACCTCGAGTACGGCGCGTTCGACCTGGTGACGGCCCGGATCGACGACGAGGACAACCGCACCGAGTACGCGTACGACACCGAGCTGCGGCTGACCGGCATCACCGACCCGCAGGGCCGGACGTGGCAGTACACGTACGACCCGAACGGCCGGTTGGTCGAGGAGACCGACTTCGACGGCCGCACCCAGCGGTACGCGTACGACGCCGCGGGGCAGCTCGTCGAGCACACCGACGCGGCCGGTGAGGTCACCCACTTCAGCTACGACGTGCTGGGCCGGGTGGTCGAACGCCGCACCGGCACGGCCGTGACGCGGCTGACGTACGACCCGGCGGGCCGCATCGTCGCGGCCGACGACGCCGACTCGCAGATCCGGTTGGAGCGCGACGCGCTCGGCCGGGTGGTCGCCGAGACGGTGAACGGACAGACGGTCTCCAGTGCGTACCGTGACCAGTCCGAGGCGGTGACCGCGCGGACCCGCCCGTCCGGGGCGGTGACGCGGTGGTCGTACGACGAGTCGGGCCGGCCGGCGCTCCTGGTGGCCGGCGGGCAGCGTCTCCGGTTCGCCTACGAGGACGGGCGTGAGGTGGGCCGCGCCTGGGAGGCGGGGCTGACGATCGACCAGCCGGCCAACCCCACGGCGGCACCGGACGAGCAGACCGGTGAGCCGGGTGACGTCCGGTACACACTGGACGCCCTGGGGCGGCCGGCCACCCGTTCGGGCGAAGCCGGTGACTGGCACCTGACCTGGGACCACCGGGACCGGCTGGCCACGGTCACCACGCCCGACGGCGACCGCTGGCAGTACCGGTACGACGCGTTCGGCCGCCGGATCGCCAAGCAGCGCCACGGCAAGGACGGCGCGGTGCTGGAGGAGACGCAGTTCGTGTGGTCCGGTGACCTGCTCGTCGAGCAGCACCACCGGGACGGCACCGGCCGGGTCACCACGACGGCGTGGGAGTACCACCCGGCGCTGGCGTACCCGGTCGCCCAGGTGACCGACGGCACGGTGCACGCCGTGGTGACCGGCGACGCCGGCACCCCGCCGGAGCTGGTCGGTACCGACGGCAGCCGGCCGGACGAGCCGGCGGCCACGCCGCTGCGGCTCGGCGGCCGGTACCTGGACGCGGAGACCGGGCTGCAGTACGACGGGTCGCGCTACTACGACCCGGCCACGGCCCGCTTCCTGTCCGGGTCGCGGACGGCCCCGGCGCCGCTGGGCTGA
- a CDS encoding FAS1-like dehydratase domain-containing protein produces the protein MTEETRGGTEPNQAFEEASDFDIDEADIERDRAAAGAVAAVRDLAYLGTATPEAIRNFAFSYGDDNPLYTDPEHGAGTRWGGQVAPQIIAAILNTPLLGDRLPKELRGGSYRGIHAFVSGGTWEWYRPVHAGDRLHSFKGLESVEVKKSEFAGRSVIRVNREVKFNQRGEVVGVYRTLIILTGRKKAREAGKYKDVPTPSYTRQDIAELDEIYAAETVRGAQPRYFEDVTIGESLGTMAKGPLTTTDMIVFHAGGYGFVPYGLKTSRLNWRNRQRIPAFYVDNDHGVPDVAQRVHWDSAWAQAIGNPRAYDYGVLRECWLHHRLTDWMGTRDSSYASTTRSASSTTTETSSTSPAR, from the coding sequence ATGACCGAGGAAACCCGCGGCGGAACCGAACCGAACCAGGCGTTCGAGGAGGCGAGCGACTTCGACATCGACGAGGCCGACATCGAGCGGGACCGTGCCGCCGCCGGTGCCGTCGCCGCCGTCCGGGACCTGGCCTACCTCGGTACGGCGACCCCCGAGGCGATCAGGAACTTCGCCTTCAGCTACGGCGACGACAACCCGCTCTACACCGACCCAGAGCACGGTGCGGGCACCCGCTGGGGCGGGCAGGTCGCGCCGCAGATCATCGCCGCGATCCTCAACACCCCGCTCCTCGGGGACCGGCTTCCGAAGGAGTTGCGCGGCGGCAGCTACCGCGGCATCCACGCCTTCGTCTCCGGAGGCACCTGGGAATGGTATCGGCCGGTGCACGCGGGGGACCGGCTCCACTCCTTCAAGGGCCTGGAATCGGTCGAGGTAAAGAAGTCGGAGTTCGCCGGCCGCAGCGTGATCCGCGTCAACCGTGAGGTCAAGTTCAACCAGCGGGGAGAAGTGGTCGGCGTATACCGGACCCTCATCATCCTCACCGGCAGGAAGAAGGCCAGAGAGGCCGGCAAGTACAAGGACGTACCGACACCCTCATACACCCGGCAGGACATCGCCGAACTCGACGAGATCTACGCCGCCGAGACCGTACGTGGCGCGCAGCCCCGCTACTTCGAGGACGTGACGATCGGCGAATCGCTCGGCACCATGGCCAAGGGCCCGCTCACCACCACCGACATGATCGTCTTCCACGCCGGCGGCTACGGCTTTGTGCCGTACGGTCTGAAGACCTCCCGCCTGAACTGGCGCAACCGCCAGCGCATCCCGGCGTTCTACGTCGACAACGACCACGGCGTGCCGGATGTCGCGCAGCGGGTGCACTGGGACTCCGCATGGGCGCAGGCGATCGGCAACCCACGCGCCTACGACTACGGCGTACTGCGCGAATGCTGGTTACACCACAGGCTCACCGACTGGATGGGGACGAGGGATTCGTCGTACGCCAGCACGACGAGATCCGCAAGTTCAACTACCACGGAGACATCCAGTACCTCTCCGGCACGGTGA
- a CDS encoding aldo/keto reductase, whose translation MRLRRLRTLSVSAIGLGCMGLSEYHPGRDAKSTPALHRALDLGITLLDTADSYGDRVNEHLVGRALAGRRDQVVVATKFGVERIPYGKGTRVNGRPDYVRAACDASLRRLGTDVIDLYYQHHVDPDVPLEETWGAMADLVAAGKVRHLGIVDAGPEMIRRADAVHPVTAVQTEYSVGTRAPEVNGVLDTCRELGIGLVARSPLGRGLLAGTGRDLPGLAARDIRRADPRFAVGNLAAHRTLADRLASIAEVRGCTVAQLAIAWLLHQGFDIVPIPGTGLLHHLYDNAEATTVFLDAIDLGTIDHAAPVTPATWYTDEVVGRVPVVPC comes from the coding sequence ATGCGGCTGCGACGTCTGCGAACCCTCTCCGTCTCGGCCATCGGTCTCGGCTGCATGGGGCTGTCCGAATACCACCCGGGCCGTGACGCGAAGTCGACCCCGGCCCTGCACCGGGCACTGGACCTCGGCATCACCCTGCTCGACACCGCCGACTCCTACGGCGACCGCGTCAACGAGCACCTGGTCGGAAGGGCGCTGGCGGGCCGACGTGATCAGGTGGTGGTGGCGACGAAGTTCGGCGTCGAACGCATTCCCTACGGTAAAGGGACGCGGGTCAACGGCCGTCCCGACTACGTGCGGGCGGCCTGCGACGCCTCCCTGCGAAGGCTCGGCACCGACGTCATCGACCTGTACTACCAGCATCACGTCGATCCGGACGTACCGCTCGAGGAGACCTGGGGCGCGATGGCCGACCTCGTTGCCGCTGGGAAGGTGCGCCACCTGGGAATAGTCGACGCCGGACCCGAAATGATCCGGCGCGCCGACGCGGTGCATCCGGTTACCGCGGTGCAGACCGAATACTCGGTCGGCACCCGGGCGCCGGAGGTGAACGGCGTCCTCGACACGTGCCGTGAACTCGGGATCGGGCTGGTCGCACGCTCGCCCCTCGGCCGCGGCCTTCTCGCCGGCACGGGCCGCGACCTGCCTGGCCTCGCGGCGCGGGACATCCGACGCGCCGATCCGCGGTTCGCTGTCGGAAACCTTGCCGCCCATCGCACCCTTGCCGATCGGCTGGCGTCGATTGCCGAGGTGCGCGGTTGCACGGTCGCCCAACTGGCCATCGCCTGGCTACTTCACCAGGGCTTCGACATCGTCCCGATTCCCGGCACCGGCCTCCTTCACCACCTGTACGACAACGCAGAGGCAACCACTGTCTTTCTCGACGCCATCGACCTCGGCACCATCGATCACGCCGCGCCCGTTACGCCGGCCACCTGGTACACGGATGAGGTTGTGGGGCGCGTCCCGGTCGTGCCTTGCTGA